Genomic window (Rubeoparvulum massiliense):
GTCATCGATTGTGTGGGAATGGATGGAAAGAAATCTACCTTTGATTTCATACAAACGGCGTTACGACTCCAAGGTGGAACCATTAGTGCCTTACAGATTGCAAGCCATGCTGTTCGTAAAGGGGGAACAGTCCAAATTGTAGGCGTATATGGAATGAAGTATAATGCTTTTCCTCTTGGGGACTTTTTTTCCCGTAATATTACGTTGAGAATGGGGCAAGCACCGGTTCCCCATATTATGCCCATCCTGTATGACATGTTAGTAAAAGAGCGGATCGATCCGCGAGATATCATTACACATCGCTTACCATTAGCTGAAGCGCAACGGGCCTATGACCTCTTCGATGGGAAGTTGGAGGGCTGCATTAAAGTGTTACTTTATCCATAGATAGCATCCTGTTATTTTAATATCTAGCAGTAATTAAATGAAAAATATGGGCATATTGAACGATGGACAAGTGAATGAACTGTAATAAAATAGGTGGTGATCCCAAGGGATCTCCACCTAAACCATTTAAGAGGGGCAGGCACACATAAAATATACAGAAAATTAACAATATTAAAATTAAGAGGAGGGATCTTCATGTTTCAAGTAACCGAATTGAATGCACAAACAGCCGTGTTCGATGCACCAATGGCAGCAGGCGCAATCTGGTGTTGCTGCTGCTATTTCTGTACTTCAACAGGTAGTTAATTAGAGCAATTAACCTCATAAGAGGCTTTAGAGGTTTCTTCAAATAGGTCATTGGCTTTGCTCTATTGAGCATTACGTTTATAAAGAATTGTTATGATTCGCCCCTCTTAAGAGTAGGTGGGGATAGAAGGGTTAGGAGGGTGAAGGTGTTAATTCAAAGCTATGTAAAGTTACGTGATAGTGTGACCTACCTGTGGGTACGTGACGACCAGGTGATTATACGAGGTTTACAGCGATCCTTTCAGTTTCAAGGAGAGGGCGTTCAACGCGTTTTACATCCGCTCCTTCCAGAGCTAACAGGAAGAAAGCGTATAAACGAACTTGCAGAAGCTTTAGCGATTCCTAGCGAAGAGCTACAGGAGGCAATCCAAGCATTGCTGAGCCGTAATTTGATTGAAGTAAGTCCTGAGCCCGTGGAGGCACCTACTTTTCAAGGAATGGTCCAAAGAACCTTTCAGCATCTTGGCGTGCTACAGCAAAAACAATTGATGCAGAAAGCTCCCATCTTACTAGTGGGCAATGGATTACTATTTATGGAAGTGACCCGACATTTACAACAGATGAATTACGCAGAGGTAACAGTAATTTATCTGCTTGAAAATCAACCTGCAATCTCACTTTATCAAACCTATACAAATATACCAGAAGAGAATATTGAGAAGTTAATGATGGACTATACCAAGGTTTCCTCAATCCGCGTGGCCTCTACAGAAGAAGAGTGCTTTGCCATGGTAAAGCAGGAGCTAAACGGAAGAACATCTAAGCTTCTGGTGGCATTAAGGGATTATGAGGATCTTCCCTTCTTCTTAGCACTAAATCGCCTTGCCCTAGAGATGAAAACCGCCTTTTTACCAGGGTATGTGAATGGGATGGGGGGAGGCTATGGCCCCTTTGTTATTCCCCATGAGACGGCTTGCTACCAATGCTATTACACACGTTTACAGAGTAATCAGACCCATCACCTCGAAGTAGCTCAAGTGGACGCAGCTGTGGAGCAGGGCTTATTGCAAAAACCCCAACAAGACGAATATCATGGGCTGGCTATTTCCTATCTTAGTCAACGGTTGGCACTGGATATTTTTAAGTGGGTTCATTATGAGACATTATACGTGGAACCCGATGCGAATATGCATACTCTTGATATTCACCTTTTACGTCAGCCTATGGAGAAACGCCACCGTATTATGAGGGTACCACGATGCCCAACATGTCATGGACAGGATCGACCAATGGTAAAACCTTTTATGAGTCCATATGCATATCAGGAGGAACGGGAGAAAACTGAACCAGTCTCCCAAAGATGATGGGAGTGAAAGGGCTTGCTGTATCAATGTGTGGATGAAAAAGTAGGGATTATTAAAGAAGTATTAGAGTGGCTACCTGAACCAGATGATCCAAAAATCTATGTTGCAGGTGCCTTGAGTGCTAATACTGCTTTGTTTAATCAGAAGAATGGGAATAGCATATTTAGTAGTGGAGCAGGGTTTACTCGCGATCAAGCGATTTTTTCAGCCATTGGTGAAGGAGTCGAACGGTACTGTGGTGCTATCTATGATAAAAGCAAGCTGACCTTTGCCACTTATCTGGAGTTGGAGCGAGCAGGGGCTTCTGTGGTGCATCCGGAACAGTTTCAACTCTATCATCGGGAGCAGTACCAAAATGCTACGTTTCCTTTTCTTCCGTTTACCACAGAGCGACGTTTACGTTGGGTGGAGGGAGTGAACTGGAAATCGGGACAATCTGTCTATCTCCCTGCCCAGTTGGTCTATCTCCCGTATTTTGAAATGGATGAAGATTTAGTTTGGTTCTCTATTTCAACTGGGATGAGTTGTGCAGCCAGCTTTGAGGAAGCCGTATTGAAGGGAATCTATGAAGTGATAGAGCGAGATGCTTTCTCCATTCATTGGTTTAACCGCTTAGAACGTCCTGTCATCGATTTATCTTCTCACCCTCGGATTGCAGAATTGTATCAAACGACCTTTAAGATTGCTAATCTTCACTACTATTTGATGGATTATACCTTAGATCTTCCCGTTCATACAGTCTTCGGTATGCTGGTCGACCCCCGAGGCGGGACGTTAGTCGCAGCCTCTGCTCGTACGCGCTATGAGGATGCTGTAACCAAGACCTTATTAGAATTGGCACAGGGAAGGGTCTCATGGAAGCGAGATTTTGTCCAAGGAATCGATCGGACATTTGCTGATGACTATAGTGATTTTAAGGATTTCCAAGACCATGTGGAGTTTTATACGAAACGAGAACGCTGTGAGTTGATCCAATTTGCCTATGGATGCACAGACAGAGTCATGATTCCTCATGAAGAAGCCTGTTCCATCAAAGAGGATTTAACCATGGTCGTCCAGCATTTAGAAGCACGTGGCTATTCTCTTTATGTGGTTGATTTAACAACACCAGATATTGCCGAGTTAGGGCTACATGTGGTGAGAGTGATCATTCCAGGGATGACGGAGATTACCAATGATCATTGTAGACCTCGTGCTGGATCGCAACGTATTTATGATCTACCTGTTGAGTTGGGTCTACGGGAGCAACCTATCACATTTGCTACCCTGAATCCTGTACCTCATCCATTCCCATAAAAAGGAGGTGTCATAATGGCAGAAATCACCGAGTTGGAAATATTGGCGAAGAAGATTGATCGTGAGATGCTAGATACCCATTATTTATATGAGGAATACCACCTCCATAGTAAGCTCACGCCTACTACAGCGAAGGCACTAGCTCGAAAGATTAGTAGTGTCTTTGCTGATCCCAATTTTGTGAAAGCTTCAAAGCAAGCATTTAAAAGCTATATTAGTGCTGATTCTATCAGGCTTCCAAGTATAGAGCGGACACTAACGGGCTTAGATCAGGCTCTCCTCAAACGAGAGACAACACGTGCTTTTATGGCGAAGCCATTGGAGTTGGAGGAGATATCATTACTCCTCCGTACAAGTTTTGGGATCACTGGTCAATTAGGAATGGATGACCCTCTTTATACTCGCTCATATCCTTCAGCAGGTGGTTTATACCCCATTGACTGTTATGTGATCTCCCAATACGAGATGGACCTGGTGCCTGCAGGAGTCTATCACTACGATGTGAAGGGTCACCGTCTTGAATGCCTACAACGAGGTGATGTTTCTAAGGAGATTCCCAGCTTAACCAACTACACTAAAGAGGTGGAAAATGCTGCACTCCTCATTCTCATGACTGCAACATTTCCACGTCTTTCCTATAAATATGGGGAGCGTGGTTATCGTTTTGCGCTACTTGAAGCAGGTCATATGGCTCAGAATCTTTATTTATCAGCGACTGCTCTAGATATAGGCTGTATGGCATTAGGTGGTTTCTATGATGATGGTTGTAATCAATTACTTGATGTGGATGGGATTAACGAATCTGTTATCTATATGCTGGCAGTTGGTCATAAGGAGCAGTGTACGAACCAACGCGTGATTCTACACAAAGGAGTTGACGAGTGATGGGTTCCCTTCAGTATCAATACCTTTCCTCGCAAGTCCCTCATGTGTATTGGAAGGAAGATGAAGGGATTGAATTGCCAAAGTGTTTCATCTTTTTCGCCATTGGTACGCGGGATGAGCAGCGAGATGAAGCAGGAATTAGTCATTTTATAGAACATCTTTTGCTTCAAACTGATCAGGAGGGTATTCCTCTTGAGCAATACTTGCTTCAGCAGGGCTGCCTGTTTGAAGCGCGTACCACACGAGATTATACGATTTTCTTATTTAAGGGAGAGGTAGATGCACTGAAGCGTGGCTTATCAGCCTTTTTTAAGGGGCTACAAAACTTTCCAAATCATGTCCATCATTTTGAGGAAGAACGTAAGAGCATTCAAGAGGAGATGATGACAAGGTTCAAGCAGCCCCAATGGATTTTTAGCGAGCAAGCCTTTCAAGCAGCCTGGCATGGGCATTCCCTAGCCAATTCGATTTTGGGGTCACAGGCTCAACTGCAACAGCTTAGCATGGAGAAGATTGCCTCTTTTTTTCGGCGTGAATATGGAAATGGGAAGATGGCATTGAGTAGCTATGGAATAGACACCGCCTGGCTTGAGGAATTGATCAGTGGATGGCAGTCAGATGAGGACAAGGGTGATCAAGTAGATCAGAGCGAAGGATTCAGGCTTACACCACAGCGGATCATTACACCCCATGATCGGTTTGGTCTTACTCTTGCCTTTCCTACAATGATTGGAACTCGTCAGGATATCGAGCGTATCAATCTTTCACTATTAACTATTTTACTTGGCGCTGATCCATATCAATCCTTTATTCATCCCTTTCGCCAGCAAGGTCTTGTTTATGAACACTTTACATACTGCCAATTTCATCGCCAAGAAGCTACGGTTCTCATCAACATGCTTTTTTCACAGCAGGAAGCTCCGTTAGTGTTACATATGCTCTATCGACAATTGAAGCAGATTGCAGGAACTGTTTTTGCCCAGCAAGATTTAACACGGGCGCAACTTTTCCTACGGGAGCATATTGCAAGTCAGAAGAAGGAGTTGGAACGAATCCTCTTTCAAGAGGGAGAAAAATTACTCTTCCGCCAAACCGTTGATGCACCAACGCTGGAGGAGGTTATTCAATTAACTATGAAGAGTAATGTTGAGCAGTTATCCGCCAATTTTTCCACGCTTATCAAGCATACAGGAATTAGTGCATTTGGATCCTGGTCAGATGATGACCTAGCGGCATTGCAGATGGTTGGAGAAGGGAGCGTATGCAGATGACAGCAATTATTCAGCTTGAGCATGTAACAAAACATTATCAAAACCGTGTGGTGATTCCTGATCTTTCATTGCAGGTCCAACGCAATGAAATTTTTGGCTTGTTAGGACCGAATGGTGCTGGAAAGACCACTACACTGGAGATGATCGAAGGCTTACGCCATTATGATCAAGGTAGGATCCAAGTATGTGGTTTTGAAGTGGCCCATGAAGGGGAGGAAGTGAAGCGGAGAATTGGTATCCAATTACAATCAACGGCGCTTTTCCCCAACTTGAACCTGCTGGAGATGCTTGATCTATACGCACTTTTCTACAATATGAGCTATACATCTCGGGAGTTGGAAGCCCAATTGGAGAAGTTTGGCCTGCTCGAGAAGCGTAAGTCCTTTATTAAGCAGCTCTCCGGTGGTCAGAAGCAACGATTCTCTTTGGCTTTGGCTTTGATTAATCAGCCAGAGATTCTCTTTCTTGATGAGCCTAGTACAGGCTTGGATCCAAGCTCTCGTCGTGATTTATGGAACTTGATTCGACAGTTGAAGGATGAAGGGCTTACCATTCTTCTTACCACCCATTATATGGAGGAGGCGGAGTTCCTTTGTGATCGCATCGGTTTAATGGTGGATGGTCAACTCAAGATGATCGGTACCGTGGAGGAGATTGTGAATCAGGCTAATTTAGAGGCGAAGCTGGTTGTACCTAAGGCCAATATGACGAGAGAAGTTCTACAACAGATGCCAGCGGTCTCTAAGGTCATTGATGAGGGTCATCAGTGGAGTGTTATGAGTAGCCATGGATCTACTACGATGGCAGCATTACACCAGTATTATGCTCAGCAAGGTCAAGGCTCCCCAGCCATCTCGTTGCTGGTACCCAATCTGGAGGACGCATTTATTCAAATGACAGGGAGGCGTTTACGGCATGAAGAAGCAGTCTAAGCTGATTGCCCTCAACTTTAAAATGATCTTGCGTAATCGCCAATTTACGATTATGTCCTTTCTCTTTCCTGTGGTGATGATGGTTTTAATGGGAATCGCTGGCGATGGGCAGTCTCGTGATGAGATGAGCTATATGTCGTATATCACGCCAGGGATCCTTGGGATGTGTATCGCAGCAACGGGGTTGATTGGTCTGCCCATTATGATGGTTAGTTTTCGTGAGCAGGAGATTTTGAAGCGTATTTTTGCCACCCCCTTTTCTGTGCAAAGCTATTTAGGTAGTGTGCTTGTGGCGAAGCTGTTTATTATCATGATTCAACTAAGCTTTGTGTTACTTATTGGTATTTTCATATTTGATGTACATTTTTATTGGAGCTGGCAAGCGGGACTTATTTGCGGTGCACTTTTATTATTTGGCTCATTAGCTGTTTTAGCGACAGGCTTACTGGTGAGTAATTTTCTCCCTAATAGCCAAGCTGCTTCAGCAGTAGGTAATATGATGAATTTACTTTTTGTTTTTTTGAGTGGCGGTTTTTTTCCAACGGAGACCTGGCCCAGCTTTCTGCAGCCTGTGATCACGGTGATCCCGCTAACGCCTATTATCAACGGTGTTCGAGAATTACTAGTCTTTAACCAAGGAATCAGCGATGTGTTTATCCAATATGCCATTGTACTAGGAGTAGAGATCTTCTTATTTCTATTCATTGCGAGCAAGACATTTAATTGGGATCGCCCTTCATTATTAAAGAAGGGACTGGCGAAGAACTAGAACGAGAATTGAGGAGCGAGAATTTAAAAAACAGAATGTGATAAGTAATAATTGAGAAGTAGAATCAACATAAAAGCAGCGATAAGGTGGGACCTTTATCGCTGCTTTTATGTTTTATGGAATAGCCAAGAACATTCATGGCTTAAGCCCTGAGAGGTTCAAAAGTATTTCGTTATTTGTCTCCTTGATCTAGCAATTCAGGTAAGGTTGATACCGCTTCGATATTGATCAAATGGAAGGAAGAATCCTCAGGGCTCCATTTCCAGGTACTAATTAGATAGCCTACGCCATTGGCATGATAGATGGCACTGATGCTTTGGATGCCTTGTAGTTCCATGATCCCATCATTATCAATATCAATAGGGGTGACTTTACCATAGGGGTCAATCATGACCACATCTTGTGGTTTGGCTTGCAGGACCTTTCCATTGTCATAGATGCCCGCTTCATCATATTGTTCTTTGTTTTCAGTAATGGGTAATTGCATGACACGATTTAGATCATAGTTATAGAGCTTCAATTGATAATTATCGAGAAAACGGAAATCCATCTTAGGTGCATTCATTTCATTGGAGAAGGTGAGCTTCAGTTGGTTGTCTTGGAGCTGATATAGCAGATAATTTACAATTCCACCACTACCACCTGTAGGTGCTTCCACAAGAATACCTTGCTGTTTTCCATTTGCTACATGAACCAGGGTGAAGGTCGGTTCATAGCCCTCATTGGCATCCTCTGGTAGTGCTTGAACGATGGTGCTTCCATCCTTTGGGTTTTGAGCGACAATGGTTAAGTTGGTATAGTAGATCTGTGATTCAGGAAATTGTTGACCTAGGAGCATGATGGTCCAGATATCACCATCAGCACTCAATACTCCTTCTTGCTGGTGAAGAATCACCAGCTTATCAGATAATTGATATTGCTTGATAATCTTTGCATCTTTAAAGTATGGACTGGATTGATTGGACTGGTTGGATTGATTAGAGCTTACTTCTATACTGGGCTTTGTTTGCTGCTCAGCATGAATATCCAGTGTAGGTAGGCTGGCAAAGCAGATTGCCCCAGTTAATAGTGCGATACCTGCCAGGGACGCACCTTTTTTTCGTTTCTTTTTATCCATTGAAATCATCCTTTCAGATTAATGTTTTTAGGTTTGAAGTCGTCATCACTCTAGCCATTTCCTAGCTTAGCTAATTGGACCCGAAGAGAAGTATCAAAAGAGTAACAACAAATTGCGAAGGTTGTTACCTTTTCGTCACTTTTTTGAGCCCAAGCTGTACTAGAGTATAAGTATGCAAGACTCAGTGAATATTCCATGAAGAAAGGTGAATTGGAATGGGGTATTGGATAAAACCCTTCATTGCATGTACACTTCTGCTCACATTGGTTGGTTGTAGCAACGAGAATCTCATGAATCCTGTGAGCCTCATCCATGCTCCTACCTTGCCCAATCAGGAAGCAAAAGTCCGTGAGGCAGTACAAGCTTCATTGCCACATGGCTCCCGACTCATTGTGCCACGACGGGCAAACCAATTAAGTGCCATTCATTTTATCTGCTGCAATGACGAGGAAACGAAGGATGCAGTCGCCTTTTTTAAAGAGAATACATCGCAAATGGGACTGATCCTCTTACGGGAGCAGAATGATGGAACTTGGCAAGCTCTCAGCCAATATCCACTTAACGGTGTCGAGGTCAATGATGCGATCTTTCAGGACGTGACCGGTGACGGACGTCCTGAAATGATCATCGGTACTACCTATGATAGTACATCCAGTGCCTATCTATCTGTTCTTCAATATGAAGATGATGAATGGCAGTTATTATTGGAAGGCAGCTATGATGAGTTGGTGATTACAGACTTAAATCAGGATCAACTCAATGAACTCTATTTGTTTAATTTATGGCGGAATGAATCGTTCACTGCTACCATGTATCAATTTGGGGAAAAGGATCAACAGCTCGAAGTAACTTCTCGACTAGAACTCGATCCCTATGTGAATGGCATGGAAGATCCTATTTTAGCGGGACAATTCACTGCGGAGCAACCTGCGATTTTTCTTGACTTAGGAGTAGGTGCCCATTCAGCGGTGACGACGGTGCTTGGACTTAAGGATGGTCAACTGGTGGATTTAATCGATGGGGATAAGCCTGAACAAGATCAATATGTAAACACACTGAAGCCCCATTATTTGCCTAGCATGGATATTAATCATGATGGGATTGTTGAAGTGGCAACTTGTTCTGAGGCTGTTGGTAGTGAAGGCCTCTCTTATGCAGAGATGCCCTTCATCGAAAATTGGGGTGCATGGGATCAAAAGACGAAGTCCTTTAAGACCGTAGCTCAGAGCTATAGTCATTATGGAGCCAAGCTACGCTTCATTTTTCCAGAACGCTTGATCAAACAGCTTACCATCAAGGAAAAGGCTTTGTCCCAAGAAGACTGGCAGATTCAGTTCTATGCCATCACGGAAGACCAACATGTAGGAGAAGAGCTTTTCTCTCTCTACACGCTTCACAAAGACCAATTAGACCAATTCGAAAAAGCATGGCAAGCCAAAGGCTTGGAATTCTTATTATTAGCAGAAGAAGAGGAAATATGCTATCTCGCTGTCCGCTATCCTCAAGCGAATGGCACTCATTACATGTTATCTGATGAAGAGATCAAGGCTGGATTCCAAATCCTCCAATATTAGTGGAGATGGAAAGGAGGGAAAACCGATGAACGATACGATTCTATTGGTGGAGGATGACCCCTCAATTCGAGGCTTTGTCCGTCTGAACCTGCTGCGTCAAGGGTATGAGGTTCTAGAAGCAGAGACAGGTGAAAAGGCATTGGCGCTTCTGAGTTGTGGCAAGCCCATTCTCATCGCTGTACTCGATATTATGCTACCTGGTATGGATGGGATTGAGGTATGTAAACAGCTGCGTAGTCAAGGTTATCAAATCGGGATTATGATGTTGACAGCCAAGACACAGGAATTAGACAAGGTAGAAGGATTGTTAGCTGGCGCTGATGATTATATGACGAAGCCCTTCTCTCCGCTAGAATTTATGGCAAGAATCAAGGCACTGCAGCGGCGACTTCTCAATAATCAAAATGTGCTCTCCATAACGATCATCGAGTCAGGGCCTTTTACCTTGGACCAAAACGGGAAGAAGGTCTGGAAAAACAATACGGAGCTGGATCTAACGCCGACAGAATATGCTTTGATGAGACATTTCATGTTGAATAAGGGCATCGCCTTGAGTCGTAATGATCTCCTTGATGAAATCTGGGGTGTGAATTACGTGGGAGATTATAAGGTGGTGGATGTGAACATTCGCCGCTTACGAAAAAAGATTGAGGATGATCCTTCTCAGCCCATATATATCGAAGCAATCTGGGGATTTGGTTACTGCTGGAGGGGTCAATGATGAAATTACGAAAGCTGAATCCCACTGGCAAGAAGGGGAATACCCTCCAATATCGCTTGGTCTTTCAATATACACTGATCATCCTGATCACCGTATCCCTCTTGGAAGGATTATTTCTCATCACCTTGCATCATTATTATTATCGAAGTATTGAAGAGCTGCTCCGGGATCGGATGGAGAGTGCGCAGCAGCTCTATCGTCATCAGGTCTACTATCCCACCTTTACAGAGCGTTCCAGGATGATGATGAATCAAGTATCCAGCGATCCAGCCATTGAAATCCAATTTATTGATGGTAAAGGGAATTTCATCCTTAGTTCATCTGGCTTTGCAGTACAAGGGCTAGCGCTGATCGATGGGGAAGATGTGCGACAAGCTTTAAAAGGTGAGAGTAAGCTTGCCATATTTACAGATTCCCAATCTGGAGAGAGACAAATGGCTTTCGCCGCACCTCTGATTACAGAGAATCATCTTGATGGGGTCATTCGCTATGTGACCTCGATTGATCAAGTGGATACAACCTATGGCAGGTTGGTGATCTGGGCCATTGCCATTGGCGGAATGGTGGTCCTCTTCGTCACCATCTTTAGCCGATTATTAGCACGATCCATTATCCGACCCATTGAAGAACTAACCCATGTGGCTAGTCAAATGGCGGAGGGGCGCTATTCATTACGAGCTTCGTATCCTCGGGAGGACGAGATTGGCAATCTAGCCCATACCTTAAATTATCTGGCCAAGGGGATTGTGAAAAGCAATCAGCTGAAGAATGAATTCATCTCCTCCATCTCCCATGAATTAAGGACACCTCTCACTTCCATTAAAGGCTGGAGTGAAACCTTACTGCTCGGTGATCTGAAGGATGAAAGGGAGACGCGAACAGGCTTAGAAGTGATCGTGAAGGAGAGCAATCGCTTAACGGGTCTGGTTGAAGAATTACTGGACTTCTCCAAGCTACAGAGCCATCATCTAGAGATTGAGAAGGAGGAAGTGAATCTCCTCGATCTTCTTCACGATGTATATCGGCAATTTCAGACGCGGGCCCAGCAGCTCGGGATCACGTGGGTTGTTGCGCTACCATCAACGATTCCACCCATCATTGGTGATGAGAATCGTTTGAAGCAGGTCCTAATCAATGTAGTAGATAATGCCTTTAAGTTTAGTTCACGGGGTAGCCAAGTTCATTTCACTACGAATGTGGAGGAACAACAGATTCGGATTGAAATCAAAGATGAAGGGTGTGGCATCCCTCCATCTGAATTACCATATGTGTTTGAGAAGTTTTATAAAGGGGAAGCAAAGCAAGCAGGGAGTGGCCTAGGACTAGCCATTAGTGCAGAAATCATCCAACGTCATGGTGGTACCATCACCGCCTCTAGTGATGGTCTGCACGGAACCTTGATTACCATACTACTTCCACTTCCACGTTAAATCCTTGTGAGGTTCAATCCTCTCAAGGATTATTTTCTTTTCGGTGGATTGATCGTCACCATTTGCAGAAGATGATGGTAGTACTCATCAGTTACATCCACATCCTTCACAGAGATGGAATACTGAAACTGCAGAATGGCTGTAAGATCTTGAAACCACGGGCGCATGGTAGGGAAGTGATGCTGAGTATCCTCCCAGACTGCTTCTAAGGTGGGACTGTAGAGTGTGGGAAAGCCTTGCCTTGATGGACGATGATTACGTTTTGCACCTGAGGTGGTAAAAACCTGATGCCAGTAGTCTGCCCGCGAACCAGTATGGGGCTGGGACTGTACAAAGTGACTGATAGCATCCGTAAGCTCTTTATTGGAGAAAAGCAGAGCATAGAGCATCCTTCCTGTCTCGATGCGTTCTTCAAGCTGCGCAAACTGGGTGACTACTCGTCCTACTAGAGGACGCCAAATCGGAGTCATATCGCGGTCTTGTTGCTCTGAATTCAATGGAAAGAGTAAGTAGTTAAAATGGAGCCATTCCTGCAAATGAAAAAGCAAGGAGTGAAGGATCTCCTTGTA
Coding sequences:
- a CDS encoding TOMM precursor leader peptide-binding protein is translated as MLIQSYVKLRDSVTYLWVRDDQVIIRGLQRSFQFQGEGVQRVLHPLLPELTGRKRINELAEALAIPSEELQEAIQALLSRNLIEVSPEPVEAPTFQGMVQRTFQHLGVLQQKQLMQKAPILLVGNGLLFMEVTRHLQQMNYAEVTVIYLLENQPAISLYQTYTNIPEENIEKLMMDYTKVSSIRVASTEEECFAMVKQELNGRTSKLLVALRDYEDLPFFLALNRLALEMKTAFLPGYVNGMGGGYGPFVIPHETACYQCYYTRLQSNQTHHLEVAQVDAAVEQGLLQKPQQDEYHGLAISYLSQRLALDIFKWVHYETLYVEPDANMHTLDIHLLRQPMEKRHRIMRVPRCPTCHGQDRPMVKPFMSPYAYQEEREKTEPVSQR
- a CDS encoding ABC transporter permease, with the translated sequence MKKQSKLIALNFKMILRNRQFTIMSFLFPVVMMVLMGIAGDGQSRDEMSYMSYITPGILGMCIAATGLIGLPIMMVSFREQEILKRIFATPFSVQSYLGSVLVAKLFIIMIQLSFVLLIGIFIFDVHFYWSWQAGLICGALLLFGSLAVLATGLLVSNFLPNSQAASAVGNMMNLLFVFLSGGFFPTETWPSFLQPVITVIPLTPIINGVRELLVFNQGISDVFIQYAIVLGVEIFLFLFIASKTFNWDRPSLLKKGLAKN
- a CDS encoding YcaO-like family protein, whose amino-acid sequence is MLYQCVDEKVGIIKEVLEWLPEPDDPKIYVAGALSANTALFNQKNGNSIFSSGAGFTRDQAIFSAIGEGVERYCGAIYDKSKLTFATYLELERAGASVVHPEQFQLYHREQYQNATFPFLPFTTERRLRWVEGVNWKSGQSVYLPAQLVYLPYFEMDEDLVWFSISTGMSCAASFEEAVLKGIYEVIERDAFSIHWFNRLERPVIDLSSHPRIAELYQTTFKIANLHYYLMDYTLDLPVHTVFGMLVDPRGGTLVAASARTRYEDAVTKTLLELAQGRVSWKRDFVQGIDRTFADDYSDFKDFQDHVEFYTKRERCELIQFAYGCTDRVMIPHEEACSIKEDLTMVVQHLEARGYSLYVVDLTTPDIAELGLHVVRVIIPGMTEITNDHCRPRAGSQRIYDLPVELGLREQPITFATLNPVPHPFP
- a CDS encoding response regulator transcription factor, with translation MNDTILLVEDDPSIRGFVRLNLLRQGYEVLEAETGEKALALLSCGKPILIAVLDIMLPGMDGIEVCKQLRSQGYQIGIMMLTAKTQELDKVEGLLAGADDYMTKPFSPLEFMARIKALQRRLLNNQNVLSITIIESGPFTLDQNGKKVWKNNTELDLTPTEYALMRHFMLNKGIALSRNDLLDEIWGVNYVGDYKVVDVNIRRLRKKIEDDPSQPIYIEAIWGFGYCWRGQ
- a CDS encoding M16 family metallopeptidase, which gives rise to MGSLQYQYLSSQVPHVYWKEDEGIELPKCFIFFAIGTRDEQRDEAGISHFIEHLLLQTDQEGIPLEQYLLQQGCLFEARTTRDYTIFLFKGEVDALKRGLSAFFKGLQNFPNHVHHFEEERKSIQEEMMTRFKQPQWIFSEQAFQAAWHGHSLANSILGSQAQLQQLSMEKIASFFRREYGNGKMALSSYGIDTAWLEELISGWQSDEDKGDQVDQSEGFRLTPQRIITPHDRFGLTLAFPTMIGTRQDIERINLSLLTILLGADPYQSFIHPFRQQGLVYEHFTYCQFHRQEATVLINMLFSQQEAPLVLHMLYRQLKQIAGTVFAQQDLTRAQLFLREHIASQKKELERILFQEGEKLLFRQTVDAPTLEEVIQLTMKSNVEQLSANFSTLIKHTGISAFGSWSDDDLAALQMVGEGSVCR
- a CDS encoding sensor histidine kinase — translated: MKLRKLNPTGKKGNTLQYRLVFQYTLIILITVSLLEGLFLITLHHYYYRSIEELLRDRMESAQQLYRHQVYYPTFTERSRMMMNQVSSDPAIEIQFIDGKGNFILSSSGFAVQGLALIDGEDVRQALKGESKLAIFTDSQSGERQMAFAAPLITENHLDGVIRYVTSIDQVDTTYGRLVIWAIAIGGMVVLFVTIFSRLLARSIIRPIEELTHVASQMAEGRYSLRASYPREDEIGNLAHTLNYLAKGIVKSNQLKNEFISSISHELRTPLTSIKGWSETLLLGDLKDERETRTGLEVIVKESNRLTGLVEELLDFSKLQSHHLEIEKEEVNLLDLLHDVYRQFQTRAQQLGITWVVALPSTIPPIIGDENRLKQVLINVVDNAFKFSSRGSQVHFTTNVEEQQIRIEIKDEGCGIPPSELPYVFEKFYKGEAKQAGSGLGLAISAEIIQRHGGTITASSDGLHGTLITILLPLPR
- a CDS encoding SagB/ThcOx family dehydrogenase; translation: MAEITELEILAKKIDREMLDTHYLYEEYHLHSKLTPTTAKALARKISSVFADPNFVKASKQAFKSYISADSIRLPSIERTLTGLDQALLKRETTRAFMAKPLELEEISLLLRTSFGITGQLGMDDPLYTRSYPSAGGLYPIDCYVISQYEMDLVPAGVYHYDVKGHRLECLQRGDVSKEIPSLTNYTKEVENAALLILMTATFPRLSYKYGERGYRFALLEAGHMAQNLYLSATALDIGCMALGGFYDDGCNQLLDVDGINESVIYMLAVGHKEQCTNQRVILHKGVDE
- a CDS encoding ABC transporter ATP-binding protein, which translates into the protein MTAIIQLEHVTKHYQNRVVIPDLSLQVQRNEIFGLLGPNGAGKTTTLEMIEGLRHYDQGRIQVCGFEVAHEGEEVKRRIGIQLQSTALFPNLNLLEMLDLYALFYNMSYTSRELEAQLEKFGLLEKRKSFIKQLSGGQKQRFSLALALINQPEILFLDEPSTGLDPSSRRDLWNLIRQLKDEGLTILLTTHYMEEAEFLCDRIGLMVDGQLKMIGTVEEIVNQANLEAKLVVPKANMTREVLQQMPAVSKVIDEGHQWSVMSSHGSTTMAALHQYYAQQGQGSPAISLLVPNLEDAFIQMTGRRLRHEEAV